In the genome of Ensifer adhaerens, one region contains:
- a CDS encoding D-lactate dehydrogenase (cytochrome) — protein sequence MALEGVRSGLRNEAGIAAVLGILKQAFGERFQTGQAVREQHAHTTTYLPAQLPDGVVFVESAQEVRDVVLACAEHKVPLIPFGTGSSLEGQVNAAAGGISIDFSRMNRVLEVNAEDLDCTVEPGVTREQLNEYLRDTGLFFPIDPGANASIGGMTATRASGTNAVRYGTMKDNVLAVTAVMANGEEIRTARRARKSSAGYDLTRLMVGAEGTLGVLTSITLRLQGIPEMIAGGVCGFPTLKDAASAVSMTIQMGIPVARIELLNDAQVAACNAYSDLSLAVQPTLFVEFHGTAETVRLQSEQFAEIVSENGGGAFEWSTDAAARAKLWKARHNAYFSAKALIPGTAALSTDVCVPISRFADCVAETEADILESGFTAPIVGHAGDGNFHVLVLFDDKNIDEIARVEAFCARLNARALAMDGTCTGEHGIGQGKQPFLIDELGAAVDVMRQVKHALDPDNIMNPGKIFTLD from the coding sequence ATGGCTCTGGAAGGCGTGCGTTCGGGACTTCGCAATGAAGCGGGGATTGCTGCGGTGCTGGGCATTCTCAAGCAGGCGTTCGGCGAGCGGTTCCAGACGGGGCAGGCGGTCCGCGAACAGCATGCGCATACGACGACCTATCTGCCGGCGCAATTGCCGGACGGCGTCGTGTTCGTCGAGTCGGCGCAGGAGGTCCGGGACGTGGTTCTCGCCTGCGCGGAACACAAGGTTCCGCTGATTCCCTTCGGGACGGGGTCGTCGCTGGAGGGGCAGGTGAATGCCGCGGCGGGCGGGATTTCCATCGATTTCAGCCGGATGAATCGGGTTCTTGAAGTCAATGCGGAGGATCTCGACTGCACGGTCGAGCCGGGTGTCACGCGCGAACAGTTGAATGAATATCTGCGCGATACCGGTCTGTTCTTTCCAATCGACCCGGGCGCCAATGCGTCCATCGGCGGCATGACGGCGACGCGGGCTTCGGGGACGAATGCCGTGCGCTACGGCACGATGAAGGACAACGTGCTCGCCGTGACGGCGGTCATGGCCAATGGCGAGGAGATCCGCACGGCGCGGCGCGCCCGCAAGTCGTCCGCCGGCTACGATCTGACCCGCCTGATGGTGGGCGCGGAAGGGACGCTGGGCGTGCTCACCTCCATCACGCTCAGGCTGCAGGGCATTCCGGAGATGATTGCCGGCGGGGTCTGCGGATTTCCGACGCTGAAGGACGCGGCGAGCGCAGTCAGCATGACGATCCAGATGGGAATTCCGGTTGCGCGGATCGAGCTGCTCAACGATGCGCAGGTGGCGGCCTGCAACGCCTATTCCGATCTGTCCCTTGCCGTCCAGCCGACCCTCTTCGTCGAGTTCCACGGAACCGCCGAGACAGTCCGGCTGCAGTCGGAGCAGTTTGCCGAGATCGTCTCGGAGAATGGCGGCGGAGCGTTCGAATGGTCCACGGATGCCGCGGCGCGGGCGAAGCTGTGGAAGGCGCGTCACAACGCCTATTTCTCTGCCAAGGCGCTCATTCCGGGAACCGCGGCGCTGTCGACGGATGTCTGCGTGCCGATCTCGCGGTTTGCCGATTGCGTGGCCGAGACGGAAGCCGACATCCTTGAAAGCGGTTTCACCGCGCCCATCGTCGGCCATGCAGGCGACGGAAATTTTCATGTCCTTGTTCTCTTCGACGACAAGAATATCGATGAAATCGCGCGGGTCGAGGCGTTCTGCGCGCGTCTCAATGCCCGCGCGCTGGCCATGGACGGTACATGTACCGGCGAGCACGGGATCGGGCAGGGCAAGCAGCCCTTCCTCATTGACGAGCTGGGGGCGGCGGTTGACGTCATGCGCCAGGTCAAGCATGCGCTCGATCCGGACAATATCATGAACCCGGGCAAGATTTTTACGCTGGATTAA
- a CDS encoding Ribbon-helix-helix domain-containing protein, protein MIRKHSVTLRGHRTSFSLEDEFWTEAMAIARARNMSIAALLTEIDEARDPDSNLSSAIRVHVLKDLKRPLS, encoded by the coding sequence GTGATCCGGAAACACTCCGTCACGCTGCGCGGTCATCGCACATCATTTTCCCTTGAAGACGAATTCTGGACCGAGGCGATGGCGATCGCGCGCGCCCGCAACATGTCGATCGCCGCCCTGCTGACCGAGATAGACGAAGCTCGCGACCCCGATAGCAATCTGTCTTCAGCGATCCGCGTCCATGTGCTGAAAGACCTGAAGCGCCCCTTATCCTGA
- a CDS encoding thymidylate synthase — protein sequence MKQYLDFLKHVKETGVDRGDRTGTGTRSVFGYQMRFDLSEGFPVTTTKKLHLKSIIHELLWFLKGETNIAYLHAHGVTIWDEWADENGELGPVYGSQWRSWPAPDGRKIDQIALLIESIKTNPNSRRHIVSAWNPAEVDEMALPPCHCLFQFYVSEGKLSCQLYQRSADIFLGVPFNIASYALLTMMVAQVTGLRLGDFVHTFGDAHLYHNHFEQAETQLKREPKPLPFMKINPDVKDIFSFTFEDFELVGYEADATIKAPIAV from the coding sequence ATGAAGCAATATCTCGATTTCCTGAAACATGTGAAGGAAACCGGCGTCGACCGTGGCGACCGGACGGGCACCGGCACCCGCTCGGTCTTCGGCTACCAGATGCGCTTCGACCTTTCGGAAGGCTTTCCGGTCACCACGACCAAGAAGTTGCATCTGAAGTCCATCATCCACGAGCTGCTCTGGTTCCTGAAGGGCGAGACGAATATCGCCTATCTGCACGCGCATGGCGTGACGATCTGGGATGAGTGGGCCGACGAGAACGGAGAACTCGGCCCCGTTTACGGGTCGCAATGGCGCTCCTGGCCAGCCCCGGACGGGCGCAAGATCGACCAGATCGCCCTTCTGATCGAAAGCATCAAGACCAATCCGAATTCCCGCCGCCATATCGTGTCCGCCTGGAACCCGGCGGAAGTGGACGAGATGGCGCTGCCGCCATGCCATTGCCTGTTCCAGTTCTACGTTTCGGAGGGCAAGCTCTCCTGCCAGCTCTACCAGCGTTCGGCGGACATTTTCCTGGGCGTGCCCTTCAACATCGCCTCCTATGCGTTGCTGACCATGATGGTGGCGCAGGTCACCGGCCTTCGCCTTGGCGATTTCGTCCATACGTTCGGCGATGCGCATCTTTATCACAACCATTTCGAACAGGCCGAGACGCAGCTGAAGCGGGAGCCGAAGCCGCTGCCGTTCATGAAGATCAATCCGGATGTGAAGGACATCTTCTCCTTCACGTTCGAGGACTTCGAATTGGTGGGTTATGAGGCGGATGCGACGATCAAGGCGCCGATCGCGGTATGA
- a CDS encoding dihydrofolate reductase (manually curated), protein MSRPLISMIAAVARNGVIGRDNDLPWHMSTDLKRFKAMTMGKPLVIGRKNLESFPRLLPGRPHVVITRDRAYVREGVHVVHSIDEAIAKALLLAAEAGVDEICIAGGGEIYRLGMPLADVLHITHVEADIDGDTVFPEIDPSIWQAEDAGRMDAGEKDDYPARFVTYTRRK, encoded by the coding sequence ATGAGCAGGCCTTTGATCTCGATGATTGCGGCTGTCGCCCGCAATGGCGTCATCGGCCGGGATAACGATCTGCCCTGGCACATGTCCACGGACCTCAAGCGCTTCAAGGCGATGACGATGGGCAAGCCGCTGGTCATCGGGCGAAAGAATCTCGAGAGCTTTCCGCGTCTCTTGCCCGGCCGGCCGCATGTCGTGATCACGCGGGACCGGGCCTATGTCCGCGAGGGTGTGCATGTCGTGCATTCCATCGACGAAGCGATTGCCAAGGCCTTGCTGCTGGCTGCCGAGGCGGGTGTCGATGAAATCTGCATCGCAGGCGGGGGAGAGATTTATCGTCTCGGCATGCCGTTGGCGGATGTGCTTCATATCACGCATGTCGAGGCGGATATTGATGGCGACACCGTCTTTCCGGAAATTGATCCTTCAATCTGGCAAGCGGAAGACGCCGGTCGGATGGACGCAGGTGAAAAGGATGACTATCCGGCCCGTTTCGTCACCTATACACGCCGAAAATAA
- a CDS encoding membrane protease subunit HflK, with protein MPWSNQNGGGGPWGGGGGGGNGNGKGPWGSGPNRPGNGNNPPELDEIIRRSQDSLKRMIPGGAGGGGLALLGVAVVAALWLFQCVYTVQPDERGVVSRFGVPAKEVAMPGLHFHLWPVERVEMVKITEQQANIGAKSGSNSDAGLMLSGDQNIVNVQFSVLFAVTDPRAYLFNVEDPRDTLQQVSESAMREVVGSRPVQDIYRDNRQAVAEDVKNIIQATLDSYKTGISIRTVAIEDAAPPREVADAFDEVQRAEQDEDRYVEEANKYANQKLGRARGEASQIREEAAAYKDRVVKEAEGEAARFNSIYTEYAKAPEVTRERMYLETMEGVMKSSKKIVMDGQAGQSVPYLSLNELLNKNTSKGETK; from the coding sequence ATGCCCTGGAGCAATCAGAATGGCGGCGGCGGCCCATGGGGCGGCGGCGGTGGTGGCGGTAACGGCAATGGGAAGGGCCCTTGGGGTTCTGGACCGAACCGGCCCGGAAACGGAAACAATCCCCCGGAACTGGATGAGATCATCCGGCGCAGCCAGGACAGCTTGAAGCGGATGATCCCGGGCGGTGCGGGTGGCGGTGGCCTGGCGCTTCTGGGCGTCGCGGTGGTTGCGGCACTCTGGCTTTTCCAATGTGTCTACACGGTGCAGCCCGACGAGCGCGGCGTTGTTTCGCGTTTCGGCGTTCCGGCCAAGGAAGTCGCCATGCCGGGTCTGCATTTCCATCTCTGGCCCGTCGAGCGGGTCGAAATGGTGAAGATCACCGAACAGCAGGCCAATATCGGCGCGAAGTCCGGCTCGAACAGCGATGCCGGCCTGATGCTTTCCGGTGACCAGAATATCGTCAACGTGCAGTTCTCGGTTCTCTTCGCCGTCACCGATCCGCGCGCCTATCTCTTCAATGTGGAAGATCCGCGCGATACGTTGCAGCAGGTCTCCGAAAGCGCCATGCGCGAGGTTGTCGGTTCGCGTCCTGTCCAGGACATCTACCGCGACAATCGTCAGGCCGTTGCCGAAGACGTGAAGAATATCATCCAGGCGACGCTGGATTCCTACAAGACCGGCATTTCGATCCGCACGGTCGCCATTGAGGATGCCGCCCCGCCGCGCGAAGTGGCAGACGCTTTCGACGAAGTGCAGCGCGCCGAGCAGGATGAAGACCGCTACGTCGAGGAAGCCAACAAATACGCCAACCAGAAGCTTGGTCGTGCCCGCGGTGAAGCCTCGCAGATTCGCGAAGAGGCGGCCGCCTACAAGGATCGTGTCGTCAAGGAAGCCGAAGGTGAGGCGGCGCGCTTCAACTCCATCTATACGGAATATGCCAAGGCTCCGGAGGTGACGCGCGAGCGCATGTATCTGGAAACCATGGAAGGCGTGATGAAGTCGAGCAAGAAGATCGTCATGGACGGCCAGGCCGGCCAGTCGGTGCCGTATCTGTCGCTCAATGAGCTGCTCAACAAGAACACGTCGAAGGGAGAGACGAAATGA
- a CDS encoding membrane protease subunit HflC yields MNSNRLSIGIIAAALIALIAYSSVFVVGAREQALVIRFGKIQSVKTEPGLYFKLPFSFLDADRVQYVSEQALRFDLDNIRVQVKGGKFYEVDAFIIYKITDAQLFREAVSGDRTSAESRLRTRLDSALRRVYGLRGFESALSQERSAMMQEVRADLKNDAAALGLSILDVRIRRTDLTREVSQQTFDRMKAERLAEAELIRARGVQERQRREAIADRQVVEIVADAKRESEILRGEGDGQRSAIFAQAYSKDPAFFEFYRTMNAYKNSLATADTNLVLTPNSDFFRFFNDAGGKRKLDERLPADAGTAPQAPAGQQ; encoded by the coding sequence ATGAACAGCAATCGTCTTTCCATCGGCATTATCGCCGCGGCCTTGATCGCGCTGATTGCCTATTCGTCCGTCTTCGTGGTGGGTGCGCGCGAGCAGGCACTCGTCATCCGCTTCGGCAAGATCCAGTCGGTCAAGACTGAACCCGGCCTTTACTTCAAGCTGCCGTTCTCGTTCCTTGACGCCGACCGCGTGCAGTATGTCAGCGAACAGGCTCTGCGCTTCGATCTCGACAATATCCGTGTCCAGGTGAAGGGCGGCAAGTTCTACGAAGTCGATGCCTTCATCATTTACAAGATCACCGATGCGCAGCTGTTCCGCGAGGCCGTGTCGGGTGATCGCACCTCGGCGGAATCGCGTCTGCGGACGCGCCTCGATTCCGCTCTGCGCCGGGTCTACGGTTTGCGCGGCTTCGAATCCGCGCTGTCGCAGGAACGTAGCGCCATGATGCAGGAGGTCAGGGCCGACCTCAAGAACGATGCCGCCGCGCTGGGTCTCTCGATCCTCGATGTCCGCATCCGCCGCACAGACCTGACGCGCGAAGTTTCGCAGCAGACCTTCGACCGCATGAAGGCCGAGCGTCTGGCCGAGGCCGAACTGATCCGCGCCCGCGGTGTGCAGGAACGGCAGCGCCGCGAGGCGATCGCCGACCGCCAGGTCGTCGAGATTGTCGCCGACGCCAAGCGCGAGTCCGAAATCCTTCGCGGTGAAGGCGACGGTCAGCGCAGCGCGATTTTCGCACAAGCCTACAGCAAGGATCCGGCATTCTTCGAATTCTACCGGACGATGAATGCCTACAAGAACAGCCTGGCGACGGCCGATACCAACCTCGTGCTGACGCCCAATTCCGACTTCTTCCGCTTCTTCAACGATGCGGGCGGAAAGCGGAAGCTGGATGAGCGGCTGCCTGCTGATGCCGGCACCGCTCCGCAAGCACCGGCTGGGCAGCAGTGA
- a CDS encoding serine protease Do: MPRPSSKILLLSAVASASALVLPALPVLAQSAAVQQRGPASVADLAEGLLDAVVNISISQDAEGSDADSGLPSPKVQKDAPFEQYFNDYFNKRKKDGGKNRKVNSLGSGFVIDPAGYIVTNNHVIEGADEIDVNFADGTTLEAKLIGTDTKTDLAVLKVEPKAPLKAVKFGDSRKMRIGDWVMAVGNPFGLGGTVTVGIVSARGRNINAGPYDNFIQTDAAINKGNSGGPLFNMDGDVIGVNTAIISPSGGSIGIGFSIPSEIAMNVIEQLKTYGETRRGWLGVRLQPVTDDMVKTLGLDKARGALVSSVIAGGPADGGPIKAGDVIVSFDGRPVKQARDLPLIVAESPIDTDIKAVVMRDGKETTVTVRLKQMAKDAEDDTEAAPEALDDGGSSDEAKPQKPEKPGKAEKPQDGGKAVAPDGPVLGMVLKALDDDVRKQYSIEKSVEGVVVTEVEPGSPAAEKGIVAGDVIVEIAQEFIASPADAAAKITALKQADRRNAQVMIANAKGDLRFVALRLE, from the coding sequence GTGCCACGTCCGTCTTCGAAAATTCTGCTTCTCTCTGCCGTTGCCAGCGCTTCTGCGCTTGTGCTGCCCGCTTTGCCGGTCCTGGCGCAGAGTGCCGCCGTGCAGCAGCGCGGACCTGCGTCAGTTGCTGATCTGGCGGAAGGACTGCTCGATGCCGTCGTGAACATCTCGATCTCGCAGGATGCCGAGGGCAGCGATGCCGATAGCGGCCTGCCCTCGCCGAAAGTGCAGAAGGACGCGCCCTTCGAGCAGTATTTCAACGACTATTTCAACAAGCGAAAGAAGGATGGCGGCAAGAACCGCAAGGTGAATTCTCTGGGCTCCGGTTTTGTCATCGATCCGGCCGGCTATATCGTGACCAATAATCACGTGATCGAAGGCGCCGACGAGATCGATGTCAACTTTGCCGATGGCACGACGCTCGAGGCCAAGCTGATAGGGACGGATACCAAGACGGACCTTGCCGTGCTGAAGGTCGAGCCGAAGGCGCCGCTCAAGGCCGTCAAGTTCGGCGATTCCCGCAAGATGCGGATCGGCGACTGGGTGATGGCCGTTGGCAACCCGTTCGGGCTTGGCGGCACCGTGACGGTCGGCATCGTGTCGGCGCGCGGGCGCAACATCAATGCCGGTCCCTATGACAATTTCATCCAGACGGATGCGGCGATCAACAAGGGCAATTCCGGCGGACCGCTCTTCAACATGGATGGCGACGTCATTGGCGTGAACACGGCGATCATCTCGCCGAGCGGGGGCTCGATCGGCATCGGGTTCTCGATCCCCTCCGAAATTGCCATGAACGTCATCGAGCAGTTGAAGACCTATGGCGAGACGCGGCGCGGCTGGCTTGGCGTTCGTCTCCAGCCGGTGACGGACGACATGGTCAAGACGCTGGGTCTGGACAAGGCGCGGGGTGCGCTGGTTTCCAGCGTCATCGCCGGCGGCCCGGCGGACGGGGGGCCGATCAAGGCGGGAGATGTGATCGTGAGCTTTGACGGTCGACCGGTAAAGCAGGCGCGTGACCTGCCGCTGATCGTCGCCGAGAGCCCGATCGATACGGATATCAAGGCTGTCGTCATGCGTGATGGCAAGGAGACGACGGTAACGGTGCGGCTCAAGCAGATGGCGAAGGACGCAGAGGATGACACCGAGGCAGCGCCTGAGGCACTGGACGACGGAGGATCATCCGACGAGGCCAAGCCACAGAAGCCGGAAAAGCCAGGCAAGGCCGAAAAGCCGCAGGATGGCGGCAAGGCTGTCGCGCCGGACGGCCCGGTTCTCGGGATGGTGCTGAAGGCGCTGGATGACGACGTCCGCAAGCAGTACTCGATCGAGAAGAGCGTCGAGGGTGTCGTCGTGACAGAGGTGGAGCCGGGTTCGCCGGCCGCCGAGAAGGGCATCGTGGCGGGTGATGTCATCGTGGAGATCGCCCAGGAGTTCATCGCCAGCCCGGCCGATGCCGCAGCCAAGATTACTGCGCTGAAACAGGCCGACCGGCGCAATGCGCAGGTCATGATCGCCAATGCGAAAGGCGATCTGCGCTTCGTGGCCTTGAGGTTGGAATAG